A stretch of Usitatibacter palustris DNA encodes these proteins:
- the mnmA gene encoding tRNA 2-thiouridine(34) synthase MnmA: MKVVVGLSGGVDSAVAALLLKQQGHDVLGLFMKNWEDDDDDEYCSTREDLIDAVSVAEKIGIDIEAVNFAAEYRERVFASFLAEYQAGRTPNPDVLCNAEIKFKAFLDHALSHGAERIATGHYARVEERDGRHALLKGIDPGKDQSYFLHRLNQAQLSRTLFPVGGLHKSEVRRIAREAGLPNHAKRDSTGICFIGERPFRAFLERYLPREPGPMVTPEGKAVGEHQGLMYYTIGQRQGLGIGGSREGDGTPWYVAGKDLGANRLVVVQGHDHPLLFNRTLNASDASWIAGDAPSEIEGLAAKTRYRQSDSACSMQAREQDGFALAFGEPQWAVTPGQSAVVYRGETCLGGGVIA; encoded by the coding sequence ATGAAAGTCGTCGTGGGCCTCTCGGGCGGAGTCGATTCCGCCGTCGCCGCCCTCCTGCTCAAGCAGCAGGGTCACGACGTGCTCGGCCTCTTCATGAAGAACTGGGAGGACGACGATGACGACGAGTACTGCTCGACGCGCGAGGACCTCATCGACGCCGTGTCGGTCGCGGAGAAGATCGGGATCGACATCGAGGCGGTCAACTTCGCCGCCGAATACCGGGAGCGGGTCTTCGCGAGTTTCCTCGCCGAGTACCAGGCGGGCCGCACGCCCAACCCCGACGTCCTCTGCAACGCCGAGATCAAGTTCAAGGCATTCCTCGACCACGCCCTCTCGCACGGCGCCGAGCGGATCGCCACGGGCCACTACGCCCGCGTCGAGGAGCGTGACGGTCGCCATGCACTGTTGAAGGGCATCGACCCGGGCAAGGACCAGAGCTATTTCCTGCACCGCCTCAACCAGGCGCAGCTCTCGCGCACGCTCTTTCCGGTGGGCGGCCTGCACAAGTCGGAGGTGCGGCGGATCGCGCGCGAGGCAGGACTGCCGAACCACGCGAAGCGCGATTCGACCGGGATCTGCTTCATCGGCGAACGGCCCTTCCGCGCCTTCCTGGAGCGCTACCTGCCACGCGAGCCCGGTCCGATGGTCACGCCCGAGGGGAAGGCCGTCGGCGAGCACCAGGGCCTCATGTATTACACGATCGGGCAGCGCCAGGGCCTGGGTATCGGCGGCAGCCGCGAAGGCGACGGCACGCCCTGGTATGTCGCCGGCAAGGACCTTGGAGCCAATCGGCTGGTCGTCGTCCAGGGCCACGACCATCCGCTCCTGTTCAATCGCACCCTGAATGCCTCGGACGCGAGCTGGATCGCCGGCGACGCACCGTCGGAAATCGAGGGCCTCGCGGCGAAGACGCGCTATCGCCAGTCGGATTCAGCCTGCTCCATGCAAGCCCGGGAACAGGACGGATTCGCGCTGGCCTTTGGCGAACCCCAATGGGCGGTGACGCCCGGGCAATCGGCCGTGGTCTACCGGGGAGAAACCTGCCTCGGTGGTGGCGTGATCGCCTGA
- a CDS encoding pseudouridine synthase: MPRTIILNKPFGVLCQFTSEGDRPTLKDFVRVPGVYPAGRLDTDSEGLLVLTDDGRLQTRIADPRHKMEKGYWVQVEGEPGEAALKVLRAGVELPDFETLPAEARRIDEPPGLWERDPPIRVRKAIPTSWLELRIREGKNRQVRRMTAAVGFPTLRLIRYQVGPWELAGLAPGKWREASLSTPV; encoded by the coding sequence ATGCCCCGAACCATCATCCTGAACAAGCCCTTTGGCGTCCTTTGCCAGTTCACCAGCGAAGGCGATCGCCCGACCCTCAAGGATTTCGTCCGGGTTCCGGGCGTCTACCCCGCCGGCCGCCTCGATACCGACAGCGAAGGCCTGCTGGTGCTGACCGACGACGGCCGTTTGCAGACTCGCATCGCCGATCCGCGGCACAAGATGGAGAAGGGCTACTGGGTCCAGGTCGAAGGCGAGCCCGGGGAGGCCGCACTCAAGGTCCTGCGAGCCGGCGTCGAGCTCCCGGACTTCGAGACCCTGCCCGCGGAGGCGCGGCGTATCGACGAGCCCCCGGGCCTCTGGGAACGCGACCCGCCGATTCGCGTGCGCAAGGCCATTCCGACGTCGTGGCTGGAGCTTCGGATCCGGGAGGGAAAGAACCGCCAGGTGCGCCGGATGACCGCCGCCGTGGGGTTTCCCACGCTCCGGTTGATCCGCTATCAGGTGGGGCCCTGGGAGCTTGCTGGGCTCGCCCCGGGAAAATGGAGGGAAGCTTCCCTGTCAACCCCGGTATAA
- a CDS encoding NADP-dependent isocitrate dehydrogenase encodes MAKIKVKNPIVEMDGDEMTRIIWKRIREKLILPYLDVDLKYFDLGVEHRDATDDKVTVDSANATKEYGVAVKCATITPDEGRVKEFNLKQMWKSPNGTIRNILDGTIFREPIICKNVPRLVSHWDKPVVVARHGFGDQYRASEIKFDGPGSLKLIFTPKGGGAPIERDVFQAPGAGVTMAMYNLDESIKGFARACFNYALNRKYPVYLSSKNTILKVYDGRFMILFQEIFDAEFKAKFDAAGLTYEHRLIDDMVASNLKWTGGYLWACKNYDGDVQSDTVAQGYGSLGLMTSVLTTPDGKTVEAEAAHGTVTRHYRLHQQGKPTSTNPIASIYAWTRGLQYRGRMDNTPDVVNFALALEKVCVDMVESGKMTKDLAILIRPDHPFLTTEEYMDAVDSELKRRMG; translated from the coding sequence ATGGCCAAGATCAAGGTGAAGAACCCGATCGTCGAGATGGACGGCGACGAGATGACGCGGATCATCTGGAAGCGAATCCGCGAGAAGCTCATCCTTCCGTATCTGGACGTCGATCTCAAGTATTTCGATCTTGGCGTGGAGCATCGCGACGCGACCGACGACAAGGTCACCGTCGATTCGGCCAATGCCACGAAGGAGTACGGCGTCGCGGTGAAGTGCGCGACGATCACGCCCGACGAGGGCCGCGTCAAGGAATTCAACCTGAAGCAGATGTGGAAAAGCCCGAACGGGACGATCCGCAACATCCTCGACGGCACCATCTTCCGCGAGCCGATCATTTGCAAGAACGTGCCGCGCCTCGTCTCGCACTGGGACAAGCCGGTCGTCGTGGCGCGCCACGGCTTCGGCGACCAGTACCGTGCGAGCGAAATCAAGTTTGACGGTCCGGGTTCGCTCAAGCTCATCTTTACGCCCAAGGGCGGCGGGGCTCCGATCGAGCGCGACGTCTTTCAGGCGCCGGGTGCGGGCGTCACGATGGCGATGTACAACCTGGACGAGTCCATCAAGGGCTTCGCGCGCGCCTGCTTCAACTACGCGCTCAACCGGAAGTACCCGGTGTACCTCTCGAGCAAGAACACGATCCTCAAGGTCTACGACGGGCGCTTCATGATTCTCTTCCAGGAGATCTTCGACGCCGAGTTCAAGGCCAAATTCGATGCGGCCGGGCTCACCTACGAGCACCGCCTCATCGACGACATGGTGGCCTCGAACCTCAAGTGGACGGGTGGCTACCTCTGGGCGTGCAAGAACTACGACGGGGACGTCCAATCGGACACGGTCGCACAGGGCTACGGTTCGCTGGGCCTGATGACCTCGGTGCTCACGACGCCCGACGGCAAGACGGTCGAAGCCGAGGCGGCGCACGGAACGGTCACGCGGCACTATCGCCTGCACCAGCAGGGCAAGCCGACGTCGACGAACCCGATCGCGTCGATCTACGCGTGGACGCGCGGCCTGCAGTACCGCGGCCGGATGGATAATACGCCGGACGTGGTGAACTTCGCGTTGGCGCTGGAAAAGGTCTGCGTGGACATGGTCGAGTCGGGCAAGATGACCAAGGATCTCGCGATCCTGATCCGCCCGGACCATCCGTTCCTGACCACCGAGGAGTACATGGACGCGGTGGACTCGGAGCTCAAGCGCCGGATGGGCTGA
- the cspE gene encoding transcription antiterminator/RNA stability regulator CspE has protein sequence MATGTVKWFNDAKGYGFITPDDGSEDLFAHFSAIQMQGFKTLKEGQKVSFDVTQGPKGKQASNIQAA, from the coding sequence ATGGCAACAGGCACCGTGAAGTGGTTCAACGACGCGAAGGGTTATGGATTCATCACGCCGGACGACGGCAGCGAGGATCTCTTCGCGCACTTCTCCGCGATCCAGATGCAGGGTTTCAAAACGCTCAAGGAAGGCCAAAAAGTCTCCTTTGACGTGACTCAGGGACCCAAGGGCAAGCAGGCGTCCAACATCCAGGCCGCCTGA
- the clpS gene encoding ATP-dependent Clp protease adapter ClpS translates to MANKPSSGGTVLKPSATKVKPPPMFQVVMYNDDYTPMEFVVEVLQLFFTLPRERATQVMLKVHTEGRGVCGIYPKDVASTKVDQVAAYSRQHQHPLQCVMEET, encoded by the coding sequence ATGGCAAACAAACCCAGCAGCGGTGGCACGGTACTCAAGCCCAGCGCCACCAAGGTCAAGCCGCCGCCGATGTTCCAGGTCGTGATGTATAACGACGACTACACCCCCATGGAGTTCGTGGTCGAGGTGCTGCAGCTGTTCTTCACGCTGCCGCGGGAACGGGCCACCCAGGTGATGCTCAAAGTGCATACGGAAGGACGTGGCGTCTGCGGGATCTATCCCAAGGATGTCGCATCGACGAAGGTGGACCAGGTGGCGGCGTATTCGCGCCAGCACCAGCATCCCCTGCAGTGTGTGATGGAGGAAACATGA
- the clpA gene encoding ATP-dependent Clp protease ATP-binding subunit ClpA, whose protein sequence is MIAQELEVSLHMAFVEARQKRHEFITVEHLLLALCDNPSAAEVLKACAAKIDELKKALADFVMQHTPTVAGTGEVDTQPTLGFQRVIQRAILHVQSSGKKEVTGANVLVAIYGEKDSHAVYFLHQQGVSRLDVVNYISHGITKAPQAPGAREEGEGEQETPEAQTGGALESFTQNLNQLAIDGKIDPLIGRESELERVIQVLCRRRKNNPLLVGEAGVGKTAIAEGLAKRVIDNQVPEVLAKAQVYALDMGALLAGTKYRGDFEQRLKAVLKQLLDNPNAILFIDEIHTLIGAGSASGGTLDASNLLKPALSSGQLKCIGATTYNEYRGIFEKDHALSRRFQKIDVNEPSIAETVDILRGLKSRFESHHGVKYTANALTTAAELSARYINDRHLPDKAIDVIDEAGALQRILPKSRQKKVIGKPEIEEIISKIARIPARTVSSDDRSQLKNLDRDLKAVVFGQDKAIDALSAAIKMARSGLGNPQKPIGSFLFSGPTGVGKTEVARQLAFIMGVELIRFDMSEYMERHAVSRLIGAPPGYVGFDQGGLLTEAVTKHPYSVLLLDEIEKAHPDIFNILLQVMDHGTLTDNNGRKADFRNVAIVMTTNAGAEGLSRNSIGFTDDKKAGDEMAEIKRMFTPEFRNRLDAVISFGALDEIIILRVVDKFLMQLEAQLSEKKVDALFTEELKKYLAKNGFDPQMGARPMARLIQDTIRRALADELLFGKLATGGRVTIDVDADGKVRLDIAPTAQPAEPVESTST, encoded by the coding sequence ATGATTGCCCAGGAACTCGAAGTCAGTCTGCACATGGCGTTCGTGGAAGCGCGCCAGAAGCGCCACGAATTCATCACCGTCGAGCACCTGCTGCTCGCGCTGTGCGACAACCCGTCGGCTGCCGAGGTGCTCAAGGCGTGCGCCGCGAAGATCGACGAGCTGAAGAAGGCGCTCGCCGACTTCGTCATGCAGCACACCCCCACCGTCGCCGGCACGGGCGAGGTGGACACGCAGCCCACGCTCGGCTTCCAGCGCGTCATCCAGCGCGCGATCCTGCACGTCCAGTCCTCGGGCAAGAAGGAAGTCACCGGCGCGAACGTCCTGGTGGCGATCTACGGCGAGAAGGATTCGCACGCCGTGTACTTCCTCCACCAGCAAGGCGTGTCGCGGCTCGACGTCGTGAACTACATCTCGCACGGCATCACGAAGGCGCCGCAGGCGCCGGGAGCGCGCGAGGAGGGCGAGGGCGAGCAGGAAACGCCGGAGGCCCAAACCGGTGGCGCGCTCGAAAGCTTCACCCAGAACCTCAACCAGCTCGCCATCGACGGCAAGATCGATCCGCTCATCGGACGCGAGTCCGAGCTCGAGCGCGTGATCCAGGTGCTTTGCCGCCGCCGCAAGAACAACCCGTTGCTCGTGGGCGAGGCCGGCGTGGGCAAGACCGCCATCGCCGAGGGCCTGGCCAAGCGCGTGATCGACAACCAGGTTCCCGAAGTGCTCGCGAAGGCGCAGGTCTACGCGCTCGACATGGGCGCGCTGCTGGCCGGGACGAAGTACCGCGGTGATTTCGAGCAACGCCTCAAAGCGGTGCTCAAGCAGCTGCTCGACAATCCGAACGCGATCCTCTTCATCGACGAGATCCACACGCTGATCGGCGCGGGCAGCGCCTCGGGCGGGACGCTCGATGCGTCGAACCTCCTCAAGCCGGCACTGAGCTCCGGGCAGCTCAAGTGCATCGGCGCGACCACGTACAACGAATACCGCGGCATCTTCGAGAAGGATCACGCCCTGTCCCGGCGTTTCCAGAAGATTGACGTGAACGAGCCTTCGATCGCGGAGACCGTGGATATCCTGCGCGGGCTCAAGAGCCGCTTCGAGTCGCACCATGGCGTGAAGTACACCGCTAACGCGCTCACGACCGCGGCTGAGCTCTCGGCGCGCTACATCAACGACCGCCACCTGCCCGACAAGGCGATCGACGTGATCGACGAGGCGGGTGCGCTCCAGCGCATCCTGCCCAAGTCGCGGCAGAAGAAAGTCATCGGCAAGCCCGAGATCGAGGAGATCATCTCCAAGATCGCCCGGATTCCGGCGCGCACGGTGTCCTCCGACGACCGCAGCCAGTTGAAGAACCTCGACCGCGACCTGAAGGCCGTCGTCTTCGGCCAGGACAAGGCGATCGACGCGCTGTCGGCGGCGATCAAGATGGCCCGCAGCGGCCTGGGCAATCCCCAGAAGCCGATCGGCAGTTTCCTCTTCTCGGGCCCCACGGGCGTGGGCAAGACGGAAGTCGCGCGCCAGCTCGCGTTCATCATGGGCGTCGAGCTCATTCGCTTCGACATGTCGGAGTACATGGAGCGCCATGCGGTGTCGCGCCTCATCGGCGCGCCTCCGGGCTACGTCGGTTTCGACCAGGGCGGCCTGCTCACCGAGGCGGTCACGAAGCATCCGTATTCCGTGCTGCTGCTCGACGAGATCGAGAAGGCGCATCCGGACATCTTCAACATCCTGCTGCAGGTGATGGACCACGGCACGCTCACCGACAACAACGGCCGCAAGGCCGACTTCCGCAACGTCGCGATCGTGATGACCACGAACGCCGGGGCCGAGGGACTGTCGCGCAATTCGATCGGCTTCACCGACGACAAGAAGGCCGGCGACGAGATGGCCGAGATCAAGCGCATGTTCACGCCGGAGTTCAGGAATCGCCTCGACGCGGTCATCTCCTTCGGGGCGCTCGACGAGATCATCATCCTGCGCGTGGTCGACAAGTTCCTCATGCAGCTCGAGGCGCAGCTTTCGGAGAAGAAGGTCGACGCGCTCTTCACCGAGGAGCTCAAGAAGTACCTCGCGAAGAACGGGTTCGATCCGCAGATGGGCGCGCGCCCGATGGCGCGCCTCATCCAGGACACGATTCGCCGCGCGCTGGCCGACGAGCTGCTCTTTGGCAAACTCGCCACAGGTGGCCGCGTCACGATCGATGTGGATGCCGATGGCAAGGTGCGGCTCGACATCGCGCCCACCGCGCAGCCCGCCGAGCCCGTCGAGTCGACCTCCACGTGA
- a CDS encoding c-type cytochrome, translating to MGQRTAFWVAAGLAAFASLADAQQPPPPPPAFAASNLTESGVRSLAANCAACHGTNGKAAAGSTVPGLAGRPAADISTAMAQFKAGTKPATLMHQIAKGYSDAEVAALADYFSKQR from the coding sequence ATGGGCCAGCGCACCGCTTTCTGGGTCGCGGCCGGGCTTGCAGCTTTTGCAAGCCTTGCCGACGCACAACAACCGCCTCCGCCTCCCCCCGCATTCGCCGCTTCCAATCTGACGGAGTCGGGCGTTCGCTCCCTCGCCGCGAACTGCGCGGCCTGCCATGGCACGAACGGCAAGGCCGCCGCCGGTTCCACGGTGCCTGGGCTCGCCGGACGACCCGCAGCCGACATCAGCACCGCCATGGCGCAGTTCAAGGCCGGCACGAAGCCCGCGACGCTCATGCACCAGATCGCGAAGGGCTACAGCGATGCCGAAGTGGCCGCGCTCGCCGATTACTTCTCCAAGCAACGCTAG
- a CDS encoding NAD(P)/FAD-dependent oxidoreductase, which yields MNMRRRDFLIAGAAGVTLAGFSGCASTPSAPKARVAVVGGGYGGATAAKYIRMLDPSIEVVLIEPNEAFVSCPISNMVLGGFKTMADITTPYTALERTHGVKIVRDTATAVDVEKKQVRLSRGDPVSFDRVILSPGIDFMWEALPAMGGADAQNAVLHAWKAGPQTAQLRRQLEAMPDGGVYVLSMPEAPYRCPPGPYERVCQVAAYFKASKPRSKVLLLDANQDVTSKGPLFKKAWAELYKDIIEYRPNSKAVDVDVRGSVVKLEFGDVKGNVLNVLPPMKAGNVAAPFITVNRRWCEVDWLTYESKAAKNVHILGDSLQIAPAMPKSATMANGHGKVCAAAVVALINNQAPNPSPTLINTCYSMVSGTQSVHVASVHKYDEKDRTMKAVPGAGGVSAAMNEAEGAYTMNWAANIWADTLG from the coding sequence ATGAACATGCGACGCAGGGATTTCCTCATCGCCGGCGCGGCCGGCGTGACGCTCGCCGGCTTCTCCGGATGCGCCTCGACGCCGAGCGCACCGAAGGCCCGTGTGGCGGTGGTCGGTGGCGGTTACGGTGGCGCGACGGCCGCGAAGTACATCCGGATGCTCGATCCTTCGATCGAAGTCGTGCTGATCGAGCCCAACGAAGCATTCGTCTCCTGCCCGATCTCCAACATGGTGCTCGGCGGCTTCAAGACGATGGCCGACATCACCACGCCGTACACGGCGCTCGAGCGCACGCATGGCGTGAAGATCGTGCGCGATACGGCGACCGCCGTCGACGTCGAGAAGAAGCAGGTGCGGCTCTCGCGCGGGGACCCCGTGTCCTTCGACCGCGTGATCCTCTCGCCCGGCATCGATTTCATGTGGGAAGCGCTCCCCGCGATGGGTGGCGCCGACGCGCAGAACGCCGTGCTGCACGCGTGGAAGGCCGGCCCGCAGACCGCGCAGCTGCGTCGCCAGCTCGAAGCCATGCCCGACGGCGGCGTCTACGTCCTCTCGATGCCCGAGGCGCCGTATCGCTGCCCACCTGGGCCGTACGAGCGCGTGTGCCAGGTCGCGGCGTACTTCAAGGCATCCAAGCCGCGATCGAAAGTGCTGCTGCTCGATGCGAACCAGGACGTCACGTCCAAGGGGCCGCTCTTCAAGAAGGCCTGGGCGGAGCTCTACAAGGACATCATCGAGTACCGGCCCAACAGCAAGGCGGTCGATGTCGATGTCCGAGGCAGCGTGGTCAAGCTCGAGTTCGGCGACGTGAAGGGCAACGTGCTCAACGTGCTGCCACCGATGAAGGCGGGCAATGTTGCCGCACCCTTCATCACCGTCAATCGCCGGTGGTGCGAGGTCGATTGGCTCACCTACGAGTCGAAGGCCGCCAAGAACGTGCACATCCTGGGCGACTCGCTCCAGATCGCGCCGGCGATGCCCAAGTCGGCGACCATGGCCAATGGTCACGGCAAGGTTTGCGCGGCCGCGGTCGTGGCGCTCATCAACAACCAGGCGCCGAATCCTTCGCCGACGTTGATCAACACTTGCTACAGCATGGTGTCCGGTACGCAATCCGTGCACGTCGCTTCCGTGCACAAATACGACGAGAAGGACCGCACGATGAAGGCGGTGCCGGGCGCGGGCGGGGTTTCCGCGGCCATGAACGAGGCCGAGGGCGCCTACACGATGAATTGGGCGGCCAACATCTGGGCGGACACGCTCGGCTAG
- a CDS encoding ATP-grasp domain-containing protein translates to MTRRILVLFPDEWDRAVARDGRYRDRYEFFFEGFDLFSFPDNARLFWFDALAFVDRIVAGYSGGRIDGVVTSDEQFGPFLASLIAKRLGLPHTPVEAILTIQHKYYARQAFERIAPEANARFGLIRRDYAGPEDVPLPYPFYVKPVKAAYSVLARRVDSFEDFRKHTHFGWFERAIIERLVRPFDQVMKAHSDMTEEPFSMIAEEILPGRQVTANGYARNGRVTMLGTVDSIMYPGTDHFQRFQYPSALPASLLERIDDVAVRLLEGLGFSQGVFNIEMRVDPASGSVRVIEINPRAAGQFYDLFERVDGFCLFDVLLDLECGLEPVVRHREGRDSHAASFVLRDFSGEGLSRWPSAREIEELQSRNPDVHVMVYRKRGADLAREMKWLGSYRYGIFNLGATSLEALFRRFQKLCGDVTFHPRSHREPCVETLLAQAASGDD, encoded by the coding sequence ATGACCCGACGAATCCTGGTGCTGTTCCCCGACGAGTGGGATCGTGCCGTCGCCCGTGATGGCCGTTACCGCGATCGCTACGAATTCTTCTTCGAAGGATTCGACCTCTTCAGCTTTCCCGACAACGCGCGCCTGTTCTGGTTCGACGCGCTCGCGTTCGTCGATCGGATCGTCGCTGGATACTCGGGCGGGCGAATCGATGGCGTGGTGACGTCGGACGAGCAGTTCGGGCCTTTCCTCGCATCCCTCATTGCCAAGCGCCTCGGGCTGCCGCACACGCCCGTCGAGGCGATCCTCACGATCCAGCACAAGTATTACGCGCGGCAGGCGTTCGAGCGCATCGCTCCGGAAGCGAATGCGCGCTTCGGCCTCATCCGTCGCGACTACGCGGGGCCGGAGGACGTGCCGCTGCCGTATCCGTTCTATGTGAAGCCCGTGAAGGCCGCGTACTCGGTCCTGGCGCGGCGCGTGGATTCCTTCGAGGATTTTCGCAAGCACACCCATTTCGGCTGGTTCGAGCGCGCGATCATCGAGCGGCTGGTGAGGCCGTTCGACCAGGTGATGAAGGCGCACAGCGACATGACGGAGGAGCCCTTCAGCATGATCGCCGAGGAAATCCTCCCGGGGCGCCAGGTCACGGCCAACGGTTACGCCCGCAACGGGCGCGTGACGATGCTGGGCACCGTGGACTCGATCATGTATCCCGGGACCGATCACTTCCAGCGCTTCCAGTATCCGTCGGCGCTGCCGGCATCGCTCCTGGAGCGAATCGACGACGTCGCCGTGCGCCTGCTCGAAGGGCTCGGATTTTCGCAGGGCGTGTTCAACATCGAGATGCGCGTCGATCCGGCGAGCGGCTCCGTGCGGGTAATCGAAATCAATCCGAGAGCGGCGGGCCAGTTCTACGACCTCTTCGAGCGCGTCGATGGCTTCTGTCTCTTTGACGTGTTGCTCGATCTCGAATGCGGCCTCGAGCCCGTCGTTCGTCACCGCGAGGGGCGTGATTCGCATGCGGCGAGCTTCGTGTTGCGCGACTTCAGCGGCGAGGGTCTGTCGCGCTGGCCCAGCGCACGCGAGATCGAGGAGCTCCAGTCGCGCAACCCCGACGTCCACGTGATGGTCTATCGCAAGCGCGGCGCCGATCTCGCGCGCGAGATGAAGTGGCTGGGTAGCTATCGGTACGGGATCTTCAATCTCGGCGCGACCTCGCTCGAGGCGCTGTTCCGTCGATTCCAGAAGCTGTGCGGCGACGTCACGTTCCATCCGCGCAGCCACCGCGAGCCCTGCGTCGAGACGCTGCTCGCCCAGGCGGCGTCAGGCGACGACTAG
- a CDS encoding GNAT family N-acetyltransferase, which yields MSGLPELSTARLSLRLARPAMADAMARFLADNWTGHLDRWSPPAGPGWFEPAFWRARLERSEFEWRSGTAARFVVQPLGPESGEVIGSINLTNVVRGPFQACHLGYQIARSHEGQGLMHEALDALVAFAFREMRLHRIMANYVPTNARSAKLLDRLGFVREGLAKDYLFIDGAWRDHVLTAKTFAAFEQDWLDVPGR from the coding sequence TTGAGCGGGCTGCCCGAACTTTCCACCGCGCGACTTTCGCTGCGCCTCGCGCGCCCCGCGATGGCCGATGCGATGGCGCGATTCCTCGCCGACAACTGGACCGGGCACCTCGACCGCTGGTCGCCGCCCGCGGGCCCCGGATGGTTCGAGCCGGCGTTCTGGCGCGCGCGCCTCGAGCGATCGGAGTTCGAATGGCGCTCCGGAACGGCCGCGCGATTCGTGGTCCAGCCCCTCGGTCCGGAGTCGGGCGAGGTGATCGGATCCATCAACCTCACGAACGTCGTGCGAGGTCCCTTCCAGGCATGCCACCTGGGATACCAGATCGCACGCAGCCACGAGGGACAGGGCCTCATGCACGAGGCACTCGATGCGCTCGTCGCCTTCGCGTTCCGGGAAATGCGGTTGCACCGGATCATGGCCAACTACGTTCCGACGAACGCGCGCAGCGCCAAGCTGCTCGATCGCCTCGGGTTCGTGCGCGAAGGACTCGCGAAAGACTATCTGTTCATCGACGGCGCATGGCGCGACCACGTGCTCACTGCCAAGACCTTCGCCGCGTTCGAGCAGGACTGGCTCGACGTCCCGGGACGGTAG
- the slmA gene encoding nucleoid occlusion factor SlmA, translating to MAKTGERKAQILQTLAEMLEQPKGERITTALLAARLDVSEAALYRHFASKAQMFEGLIEFIETTLFTLVNRIQSDEKDAMRQIEATIATLLGFAQKNPGMTRVLIGDALVNEDERLQVRVNQLLDRLEASLRQSARLAVTAAQLPADWDVNAYANAMIAFVIGRWHLFAKSGFKRSPMEGWTPQWRIFGP from the coding sequence ATGGCCAAGACCGGCGAGCGCAAGGCTCAGATCCTGCAGACGCTGGCGGAGATGCTCGAGCAGCCCAAGGGTGAGCGCATCACCACGGCGCTGCTTGCTGCGCGCCTCGATGTATCCGAGGCCGCGCTCTACCGCCACTTCGCGAGCAAGGCCCAGATGTTCGAGGGCCTGATCGAATTCATCGAGACGACGCTCTTCACGCTCGTCAATCGCATCCAGTCCGACGAGAAGGACGCGATGCGCCAGATCGAGGCGACGATCGCGACGCTGCTCGGGTTCGCGCAGAAGAATCCGGGCATGACGCGCGTGCTCATCGGCGACGCACTGGTGAACGAAGACGAACGCCTCCAGGTGCGGGTGAACCAGCTCCTCGACCGCCTCGAAGCCAGCTTGCGCCAGAGTGCACGCCTGGCCGTGACCGCCGCGCAACTGCCCGCCGATTGGGATGTGAATGCGTACGCCAACGCGATGATCGCGTTTGTCATTGGACGCTGGCACCTGTTCGCGAAGAGCGGCTTCAAGCGCTCGCCGATGGAGGGCTGGACGCCCCAGTGGCGCATCTTCGGGCCTTGA